In the Lepus europaeus isolate LE1 chromosome 18, mLepTim1.pri, whole genome shotgun sequence genome, one interval contains:
- the CRK gene encoding adapter molecule crk isoform X1 encodes MAGNFDSEERSSWYWGRLSRQEAVTLLQGQRHGVFLVRDSSTSPGDYVLSVSENSRVSHYIINSSGPRPPVPPSPAQPPPGVSPSRLRIGDQEFDSLPALLEFYKIHYLDTTTLIEPVSRPRQGSGVILRQEEAEYVRALFDFNGNDEEDLPFKKGDILRIRDKPEEQWWNAEDSEGKRGMIPVPYVEKYRPASASVSALIGGNQEGSHPQPLGGPEPGPYAQPSVNTPLPNLQNGPIYARVIQKRVPNAYDKTALALELPADSLGKAVEDGPSAWPLSPTWETRMKLLAPCFSLARPWPLQPTWEMNQQIEDLCLSLQL; translated from the exons ATGGCAGGCAACTTCGACTCGGAGGAGCGGAGTAGCTGGTACTGGGGGCGGCTGAGCCGGCAGGAGGCGGTGACGCTGTTGCAGGGCCAGCGGCACGGGGTGTTCCTGGTGCGGGACTCGAGCACCAGCCCCGGGGACTATGTGCTCAGCGTCTCCGAGAACTCGCGCGTCTCCCACTACATCATCAACAGCAGCGGCCCGCGCCCGCCGGTGCCACCGTCGCCCGCCCAGCCTCCGCCCG GGGTGAGCCCCTCCAGACTCCGAATAGGAGATCAAGAGTTTGATTCATTGCCTGCTTTACTGGAATTCTACAAAATACACTATTTGGACACTACAACATTGATAGAACCAGTTTCCAGACCCAGGCAGGGTAGTGGAGTGATTCTCAGGCAAGAGGAGGCAGAGTATGTGCGAGCCCTCTTTGACTTTAATGGGAATGATGAAGAAGATCTCCCCTTTAAGAAAGGAGACATCCTGAGAATCCGGGATAAGCCTGAAGAGCAGTGGTGGAATGCAGAGGACAGCGAAGGCAAGAGGGGGATGATTCCAGTCCCTTACGTCGAGAAGTATAGACCTGCCTCCGCCTCAGTATCGGCTCTGATTGGAGGTAACCAGGAGGGTTCCCACCCACAGCCACTGGGTGGGCCGGAGCCTGGGCCCTATGCCCAACCCAGCGTCAACACTCCGCTCCCTAACCTCCAGAATGGGCCCATTTATGCCAGGGTAATCCAGAAGCGAGTCCCTAATGCCTACGACAAGACAGCCTTGGCTTTGGAG ctccctgctgatagcctgggaaaagccgtggaagatggtccaagtgcttggcccctgtcacccacatgggagacccggatgaagctgctggctccttgcttcagcctagctcgcccatggccattgcagcccacttgggaaatgaaccagcagatagaagatctctgtctctctctccaactctga
- the CRK gene encoding adapter molecule crk isoform X3, giving the protein MAGNFDSEERSSWYWGRLSRQEAVTLLQGQRHGVFLVRDSSTSPGDYVLSVSENSRVSHYIINSSGPRPPVPPSPAQPPPGVSPSRLRIGDQEFDSLPALLEFYKIHYLDTTTLIEPVSRPRQGSGVILRQEEAEYVRALFDFNGNDEEDLPFKKGDILRIRDKPEEQWWNAEDSEGKRGMIPVPYVEKYRPASASVSALIGAPC; this is encoded by the exons ATGGCAGGCAACTTCGACTCGGAGGAGCGGAGTAGCTGGTACTGGGGGCGGCTGAGCCGGCAGGAGGCGGTGACGCTGTTGCAGGGCCAGCGGCACGGGGTGTTCCTGGTGCGGGACTCGAGCACCAGCCCCGGGGACTATGTGCTCAGCGTCTCCGAGAACTCGCGCGTCTCCCACTACATCATCAACAGCAGCGGCCCGCGCCCGCCGGTGCCACCGTCGCCCGCCCAGCCTCCGCCCG GGGTGAGCCCCTCCAGACTCCGAATAGGAGATCAAGAGTTTGATTCATTGCCTGCTTTACTGGAATTCTACAAAATACACTATTTGGACACTACAACATTGATAGAACCAGTTTCCAGACCCAGGCAGGGTAGTGGAGTGATTCTCAGGCAAGAGGAGGCAGAGTATGTGCGAGCCCTCTTTGACTTTAATGGGAATGATGAAGAAGATCTCCCCTTTAAGAAAGGAGACATCCTGAGAATCCGGGATAAGCCTGAAGAGCAGTGGTGGAATGCAGAGGACAGCGAAGGCAAGAGGGGGATGATTCCAGTCCCTTACGTCGAGAAGTATAGACCTGCCTCCGCCTCAGTATCGGCTCTGATTGGAG ctccctgctga
- the CRK gene encoding adapter molecule crk isoform X4, protein MAGNFDSEERSSWYWGRLSRQEAVTLLQGQRHGVFLVRDSSTSPGDYVLSVSENSRVSHYIINSSGPRPPVPPSPAQPPPGVSPSRLRIGDQEFDSLPALLEFYKIHYLDTTTLIEPVSRPRQGSGVILRQEEAEYVRALFDFNGNDEEDLPFKKGDILRIRDKPEEQWWNAEDSEGKRGMIPVPYVEKYRPASASVSALIGGR, encoded by the exons ATGGCAGGCAACTTCGACTCGGAGGAGCGGAGTAGCTGGTACTGGGGGCGGCTGAGCCGGCAGGAGGCGGTGACGCTGTTGCAGGGCCAGCGGCACGGGGTGTTCCTGGTGCGGGACTCGAGCACCAGCCCCGGGGACTATGTGCTCAGCGTCTCCGAGAACTCGCGCGTCTCCCACTACATCATCAACAGCAGCGGCCCGCGCCCGCCGGTGCCACCGTCGCCCGCCCAGCCTCCGCCCG GGGTGAGCCCCTCCAGACTCCGAATAGGAGATCAAGAGTTTGATTCATTGCCTGCTTTACTGGAATTCTACAAAATACACTATTTGGACACTACAACATTGATAGAACCAGTTTCCAGACCCAGGCAGGGTAGTGGAGTGATTCTCAGGCAAGAGGAGGCAGAGTATGTGCGAGCCCTCTTTGACTTTAATGGGAATGATGAAGAAGATCTCCCCTTTAAGAAAGGAGACATCCTGAGAATCCGGGATAAGCCTGAAGAGCAGTGGTGGAATGCAGAGGACAGCGAAGGCAAGAGGGGGATGATTCCAGTCCCTTACGTCGAGAAGTATAGACCTGCCTCCGCCTCAGTATCGGCTCTGATTGGAG